Proteins from a genomic interval of Danio rerio strain Tuebingen ecotype United States chromosome 4, GRCz12tu, whole genome shotgun sequence:
- the tspan11 gene encoding tetraspanin-11 isoform X1 produces MGSMYKDEQGDWITVCLKYLLFVFNFLFWMGGGVVMGVGIWTLVDKGEYLSLLASSTFAVSAYILILAGGLVMVTGFLGCCAVIREQRSCLSTYFSCLLLIFLIELVAGVLAYVYYQALSEELKQHLSKTMMENYAQPGKESITQSVDRLQQDFKCCGSNNSLDWMHSVYIMSQAADSRVVPDSCCKTITPQCGRRDHPSNIYKVEGGCITKLEQFLADHLLIIGAVGIGVACLQLIGAVLTACFIYLLYKEEEEDFSHV; encoded by the exons ATGGGCAGCATGTATAAAGATGAGCAGGGTGACTGGATCACGGTGTGTCTCAAATACCTGCTCTTTGTTTTCAACTTTCTCTTCTGG ATGGGCGGTGGAGTGGTGATGGGTGTCGGGATCTGGACTCTGGTGGATAAAGGAGAGTATCTGAGTCTTCTGGCCTCCAGCACGTTCGCCGTGTCCGCCTACATCCTAATCCTGGCAGGAGGACTGGTGATGGTCACCGGCTTCTTAGGCTGCTGCGCTGTCATACGTGAACAGAGGAGCTGTCTGTCCACG TACTTCTCCTGTCTGCTTCTGATCTTCCTCATCGAGCTGGTGGCTGGAGTTCTGGCCTATGTGTATTATCAGGCG CTGAGTGAAGAGCTGAAGCAGCACTTGAGCAAGACAATGATGGAGAACTATGCTCAACCTGGGAAAGAAAGCATCACTCAGTCTGTGGACCGACTACAGCAGGAT TTCAAGTGCTGCGGCAGCAACAACTCGTTAGACTGGATGCACAGTGTCTACATCATGTCCCAGGCGGCGGATTCAAGAGTGGTCCCAGACAGCTGCTGTAAGACCATCACTCCTCAGTGTGGAAGGAGAGACCACCCCTCCAACATCTACAAAGTAGAG GGAGGCTGCATTACTAAACTGGAGCAGTTTCTGGCTGATCACTTGCTTATCATTGGTGCTGTGGGAATAGGTGTGGCCTGTCTACAG CTAATAGGAGCAGTGCTGACTGCCTGCTTTATTTATCTGCTTTataaagaagaggaagaagactTTTCTCATGTTTGA
- the tspan11 gene encoding tetraspanin-11, with the protein MGSMYKDEQGDWITVCLKYLLFVFNFLFWMGGGVVMGVGIWTLVDKGEYLSLLASSTFAVSAYILILAGGLVMVTGFLGCCAVIREQRSCLSTYFSCLLLIFLIELVAGVLAYVYYQALSEELKQHLSKTMMENYAQPGKESITQSVDRLQQDFKCCGSNNSLDWMHSVYIMSQAADSRVVPDSCCKTITPQCGRRDHPSNIYKVEGGCITKLEQFLADHLLIIGAVGIGVACLQICGMVFTCCLHRRIKLDPY; encoded by the exons ATGGGCAGCATGTATAAAGATGAGCAGGGTGACTGGATCACGGTGTGTCTCAAATACCTGCTCTTTGTTTTCAACTTTCTCTTCTGG ATGGGCGGTGGAGTGGTGATGGGTGTCGGGATCTGGACTCTGGTGGATAAAGGAGAGTATCTGAGTCTTCTGGCCTCCAGCACGTTCGCCGTGTCCGCCTACATCCTAATCCTGGCAGGAGGACTGGTGATGGTCACCGGCTTCTTAGGCTGCTGCGCTGTCATACGTGAACAGAGGAGCTGTCTGTCCACG TACTTCTCCTGTCTGCTTCTGATCTTCCTCATCGAGCTGGTGGCTGGAGTTCTGGCCTATGTGTATTATCAGGCG CTGAGTGAAGAGCTGAAGCAGCACTTGAGCAAGACAATGATGGAGAACTATGCTCAACCTGGGAAAGAAAGCATCACTCAGTCTGTGGACCGACTACAGCAGGAT TTCAAGTGCTGCGGCAGCAACAACTCGTTAGACTGGATGCACAGTGTCTACATCATGTCCCAGGCGGCGGATTCAAGAGTGGTCCCAGACAGCTGCTGTAAGACCATCACTCCTCAGTGTGGAAGGAGAGACCACCCCTCCAACATCTACAAAGTAGAG GGAGGCTGCATTACTAAACTGGAGCAGTTTCTGGCTGATCACTTGCTTATCATTGGTGCTGTGGGAATAGGTGTGGCCTGTCTACAG